One stretch of Diabrotica undecimpunctata isolate CICGRU chromosome 5, icDiaUnde3, whole genome shotgun sequence DNA includes these proteins:
- the LOC140440577 gene encoding putative tricarboxylate transport protein, mitochondrial: MDQRDVLSIKNPFLRPWLRQYGAAAAPGSGNIGFKGIIAGGITGGIEICITFPTEYVKTQLQLDEKGDRKKYDGIVDCVKKTVQKYGFFGLYRGLSVLILGSVPKSAVRFGAFETFKNRIKKPDGTLTPVGRLLCGLGAGVSEAILVVTPMETIKVKFINDQRSAEPRFKGLIRGVSTIIKEEGLGGAYKGLVATVLRQGTNQATRFFIMETFKDHYRGGDITVIIPKPIIGIFGAFAGLCSVYVNNPIDVVKTRMQGLEAKQYKSTWDCAVRVFTNEGPKAFYKGVVPRLGRVCLDVAITFMIYDSIMELFTKFW; this comes from the exons ATGGATCAACGTGATGTTTTATCAATAAAGAATCCTTTTCTTAGACCTTGGTTACGACAGTATGGTGCTGCAGCTGCACCAGGTTCAGGAAATATTGGTTTTAAAGGAATTATAGCTGGAGGAATAACAGGGGGTATTGAAATATGTATAACTTTTCCCACTGAATATGTTAAGACTCAACTTCAGTTAGACGAAAAAGGTGACAGAAAAAAGTACGACGGAATAGTTGATTGCGTCAAGAAGACTGTCCAAAAATACGGTTTTTTTGGTTTGTACAGAGGATTAAGTGTATTGATATTGGGCTCTGTACCGAAAAGTGCGGTCCGGTTTGGTGCTTTTGAAACTTTCAAAAATCGTATAAAGAAACCAGATGGTACTCTAACTCCTGTTGGTAGATTACTCTGCGGGTTGGGTGCTGGTGTAAGTGAAGCAATATTAGTTGTTACTCCCATGGAAacaattaaagtaaaatttattaatgatcAAAGATCGGCAGAACCACGATTCAAAGGATTAATTCGTGGTGTAAGTACGATTATTAAAGAAGAAGGTTTGGGTGGTGCATACAAAGGATTAGTGGCGACTGTATTACGACAAGGAACTAACCAAGCTACACGATTTTTCATAATGGAAACTTTTAAGGATCATTACAGAG GTGGAGATATCACCGTGATAATTCCAAAACCTATTATCGGTATCTTCGGAGCCTTTGCCGGCCTTTGTTCTGTATATGTTAATAATCCAATCGACGTAGTTAAAACAAGAATGCAAGGTTTGGAAGCAAAGCAGTACAAAAGCACATGGGATTGCGCAGTAAGAGTTTTTACAAATGAAGGTCCAAAAGCGTTCTACAAGGGTGTCGTACCAAGATTAGGCAGGGTTTGTCTTGATGTGGCCATCACCTTTATGATATATGACAGTATTATGGAACTCTTTACTAAATTTTGGTAA
- the LOC140442130 gene encoding uncharacterized protein has translation MIRAIRAVRGKEMWYLKASKLFAVPKSTLEDYVKQENKTPEQLVAVKIGRRPVLSAEMEADLVSYCLEMDRRFYGIGTADIKRLAYQIALRNGLRHPFAHAESAGKKWLRGFMRRNAVLSLRKPQGISKARIKGFTPENVSRFYDLLETSMEKVNFNPARVYNVDESGITTVQSKNTRVITLKGKKQVGSVTATERGALVTVVFCMNAAGGFVPPLFVFPRKNMKVELLDGSPPGSIAACHPSGWIQQHIFPNGYSIS, from the coding sequence ATGATACGTGCTATCCGTGCCGTCAGGGGAAAGGAAATGTGGTATCTTAAAGCCTCGAAGTTATTTGCTGTTCCGAAATCAACTCTGGAAGATTATGTTAAGCAAGAAAATAAAACTCCGGAGCAGTTGGTTGCTGTTAAAATTGGAAGAAGACCAGTACTTTCTGCAGAAATGGAAGCAGATTTAGTCTCGTATTGCCTAGAAATGGACCGGCGATTTTACGGAATTGGGACCGCTGATATCAAGAGACTTGCATATCAAATAGCTTTACGAAATGGTCTTCGTCATCCATTTGCCCATGCCGAATCTGCCGGTAAAAAATGGTTAAGGGGATTTATGAGGCGAAACGCAGTTTTGTCCCTTAGAAAACCACAAGGAATCTCGAAAGCCCGAATTAAGGGATTTACCCCAGAAAATGTCAGCAGATTCTATGATCTTTTAGAAACGTCAATGGAAAAAGTTAACTTCAACCCCGCAAGAGTTTATAACGTTGATGAAAGCGGCATAACAACGGTTCAGTCCAAGAATACTCGTGTTAtaacattaaaaggaaaaaaacaggTTGGATCTGTTACCGCGACTGAAAGAGGCGCATTAGTTACTGTTGTATTTTGTATGAATGCTGCTGGTGGGTTTGTCCCTCCATTATTCGTGTTTCCAAGAAAGAACATGAAAGTGGAATTATTAGATGGATCGCCGCCTGGCTCTATTGCAGCTTGCCATCCATCAGGTTGGATTCAGCAGCACATTTTTCCCAATGGCTACAGCATTTCGTAG
- the LOC140442131 gene encoding SCAN domain-containing protein 3-like, which translates to MIACATDGAEAMTGRHRGFIAHLKQAVPGILCVYCVIHREHLAAKNLSGRLHDSLPLVIDARRDLTKFPNLKSSCVDSEDLETYCLHLQTLKEDLQSPFQDLTSLKVPTWFINPFSVEVSTVCRSLQENLIDLRHDVEIQSLFGECGTKDFGRG; encoded by the exons ATGATCGCCTGTGCTACCGACGGTGCAGAAGCAATGACAGGACGCCATCGGGGATTTATTGCACATCTGAAACAAGCAGTacctggaattttgtgtgttTACTGCGTCATTCACAGAGAGCATTTGGCTGCCAAGAATTTGAGTGGGAGGTTGCACGATTCCCTTCCACTTGTCATAGATGCg agaagAGATCTGACCAAATTCCCCAACTTGAAATCTTCTTGTGTTGATTCTGAGGATCTTGAAACATACTGCCTTCACCTTCAAACACTGAAAGAAGATCTGCAGTCCCCATTCCAAGATTTGACTAGTCTGAAAGTGCCAACCTGGTTTATCAATCCTTTCAGCGTGGAAGTTTCAACGGTATGTCGTTCTCTTCAAGAAAACTTGATTGATTTGAGACATGATGTTGAAATTCAAAGTTTGTTTGGGGAGTGTGGTACGAAAGATTTTGGCCGCGGATAA